Proteins encoded in a region of the Armatimonadota bacterium genome:
- a CDS encoding ABC transporter ATP-binding protein produces MTQYAIETYQLRKVYRSLLRRQSIVAVDSLDLKVPTGCVFGFLGPNGAGKTTTIMMLLGNVYPTSGYFRIFGSSIADMGIRKRIGFLPEKFQLHDLLTAEELLWFHGRLAGMDRQSLARRVPEVLEQVGLSERARSRVREFSKGMQQRLGIAQAILHDPDLIILDEPTSALDPLGRRDVRDLILHLKSRGKTVFLNSHLLSEVEMVCDEVAILRAGQVQRQGDMETLLRVHPVVDVELRSPSAQVMQAVRSVATVLLENGTRFTVEVQREEDIPVVARCVVEAGGELMRFTPRRESLEDLFVRVVEEAK; encoded by the coding sequence ATGACGCAATACGCAATAGAGACTTATCAGCTACGTAAAGTGTACCGTTCTTTGCTGCGACGGCAGAGTATAGTAGCGGTAGACTCGCTGGACCTGAAAGTGCCGACGGGTTGCGTGTTCGGCTTCCTGGGTCCCAACGGCGCAGGCAAGACCACCACTATCATGATGCTACTGGGCAATGTGTATCCAACGTCGGGGTACTTTCGCATCTTTGGGAGTTCCATCGCGGATATGGGCATACGAAAGCGTATCGGCTTCTTGCCAGAGAAGTTCCAGTTGCACGATTTGCTTACCGCGGAGGAGTTGTTGTGGTTTCACGGCAGGCTGGCAGGGATGGACCGACAGTCGTTAGCTCGGCGCGTACCGGAAGTGCTAGAGCAGGTTGGGTTGTCTGAACGAGCGCGTTCACGAGTGCGTGAGTTCTCCAAGGGAATGCAACAGCGTCTGGGCATTGCGCAGGCTATCCTGCACGACCCCGACCTCATCATTCTGGACGAACCCACCTCTGCACTGGACCCGCTGGGCAGGCGAGATGTGCGTGACCTCATCCTGCATCTGAAGTCACGTGGCAAAACGGTGTTCCTGAATTCGCACCTGCTTTCGGAGGTAGAGATGGTATGCGACGAGGTGGCGATTCTACGCGCGGGACAGGTGCAGCGACAAGGCGACATGGAGACCCTGCTGCGGGTGCATCCGGTGGTAGATGTGGAGTTGCGTTCTCCCTCCGCACAGGTCATGCAGGCTGTTCGTTCGGTAGCGACGGTGCTACTGGAGAACGGCACGCGCTTCACGGTAGAGGTGCAACGCGAAGAGGATATACCTGTGGTGGCTCGCTGTGTTGTGGAAGCAGGGGGTGAACTGATGCGCTTTACACCGCGTCGCGAAAGCCTGGAAGACCTGTTTGTGCGGGTGGTGGAGGAAGCAAAGTGA
- a CDS encoding oxidoreductase, translating into MIGVGVIGYGYAGRVFHCPLIAQVEGLRLVAIASRDAQRREQAHQRWNVRVYTQPEELLADEQVQLAVLATPHNTHHALGKMALQAGKHVVIDKPFTITTTEADDLIAEARKRNLLLSVFHNRRWDWDFLTVSHAIESGLLGEVWQIESCVGRYGHSSRWRAQRETMGSLLHDWGAHLVDQAIQLMGLPKQVMAWRHFRVWQSDVESFIRAVLDYGEGCTFTVEVNYLRAAERPRWYVLGDRGGLVKYGLDPQEKALVTGDITQAQELPEHYARLWIREGDQIVERTLESVRGDWREYYRNIARALLQGEDLAVKPEEAREGIRVIEAALQSAESGEPVSLS; encoded by the coding sequence TTATGCGGGACGGGTCTTCCATTGCCCTCTCATTGCCCAGGTGGAGGGCTTGCGCCTGGTAGCAATTGCATCGCGCGATGCGCAACGCCGCGAGCAGGCGCACCAGCGGTGGAACGTGCGCGTCTACACGCAGCCGGAGGAACTGCTGGCGGACGAGCAGGTGCAGCTGGCGGTGCTTGCTACTCCCCACAACACGCACCACGCGCTCGGCAAAATGGCTTTGCAGGCGGGCAAGCACGTAGTAATCGACAAGCCGTTTACCATCACCACCACCGAGGCGGACGACCTCATCGCCGAAGCGCGGAAGCGTAACCTCTTGCTCAGCGTCTTCCACAACCGTCGCTGGGATTGGGACTTCCTGACCGTGAGCCATGCCATTGAGAGTGGCTTGCTGGGCGAAGTATGGCAGATAGAGAGCTGCGTCGGTCGCTATGGACACTCCAGCCGCTGGCGCGCCCAGCGCGAGACGATGGGCTCTCTGCTCCACGACTGGGGCGCACATCTGGTGGACCAGGCGATCCAGCTGATGGGATTGCCAAAACAGGTTATGGCATGGCGACATTTCCGCGTATGGCAAAGCGACGTGGAGAGCTTCATCCGCGCGGTGTTGGATTACGGCGAAGGATGCACTTTCACCGTCGAGGTCAACTACCTTCGTGCTGCTGAACGCCCTCGCTGGTACGTGCTAGGCGACAGGGGCGGACTGGTGAAATACGGTTTGGACCCGCAGGAGAAGGCACTGGTTACCGGCGATATTACGCAGGCGCAGGAGCTGCCAGAGCATTATGCCCGCTTATGGATACGCGAAGGTGACCAGATAGTGGAGCGCACTCTGGAGAGTGTGCGCGGCGATTGGCGCGAGTATTACCGCAACATTGCCAGGGCGCTACTACAGGGCGAAGACCTGGCAGTGAAACCGGAAGAGGCGCGGGAGGGTATTCGCGTTATTGAAGCCGCGCTGCAGTCAGCGGAGAGTGGAGAGCCAGTTTCACTCTCTTGA